In Gimesia benthica, a single window of DNA contains:
- a CDS encoding circularly permuted type 2 ATP-grasp protein translates to MTTSPLSVNHLFQGYTPPPGVFDEFLLDGGQPRPQAKLFLDALSRIGREEFDHRWEQAQRTVQANDFAYSGHITPGDQPRPWELDAIPFLISSTEWDVIATALKQRARLLNLVLSDLYGQQTLLTQGMLPAELVFSHPGFLRAYHGQVPRDNCFLHFYAADLARSPNGKWWVLADRTEAASGIGFALENRILTSRMFPELYSQCHVKRLAPFFIAVQDRLRSLAPQGLENPRVVLLSHGPQSPNYFEDAYLARYLGYTLVEGGDLAIRRNQVMLKTLGGLIPVDVIFRRQNSGDCDSLELRSTSGRGISGLTQAARSGQVGIANSLGSGLIESAAFMSYMPRLCKALLGEELKLPGVATWWCGDPQGLNYVLKNLEKLTIQSAFRIRGQDHPAMESWNQLPLKKRAELIQANPKQFVAQEKVIRSSVPVWKGETTPAHLSLRAYAVSAGDSYTVMQGALARTAKSLDPLEVSIRKGEGSKDTWILSDQPVEHISLLKEQGRTISLRRSGSELPSRAADNLFWLGRQLERAESLARLLRSLVNRLGGETRSNSDLEVPILLRCLADQGQIEPGYAIDKMRNQLPAIEHVLPTAVFDETQSASLRSIINELFRLGSIVRDRVSLDTWRIIRRIDKGFQPARFGVTNLSDVLTMMNDLITELSAFSGIIMESMTRTQAFRFLELGRRLERSLQIISLVKNSFIPMPEIQAPVLETVLEVADSLMTYRSRYLSNLQLAAVLDLLLTDESNPRSLVFQFMQLSKQVERLPRNRELPGYSAEQRLAMTLLHSVRMLDIQEVSDTHCLGDYAPLEQLTESWDAQLPKLSEAISHRYLVHAVPSHQLADIIPQ, encoded by the coding sequence GTGACAACCTCCCCACTCTCTGTGAACCATCTGTTTCAAGGATACACGCCGCCCCCCGGCGTGTTTGATGAGTTCCTGCTGGATGGTGGGCAGCCCCGCCCGCAAGCCAAACTCTTTCTGGATGCGCTCTCCCGTATCGGCCGCGAAGAATTCGATCACCGCTGGGAACAGGCACAACGCACTGTCCAGGCCAATGATTTCGCCTACAGTGGACATATTACTCCCGGCGATCAGCCCCGCCCCTGGGAGCTCGATGCGATCCCCTTTCTGATCTCGTCTACCGAATGGGATGTCATCGCCACTGCGTTAAAACAACGGGCACGCCTGCTGAACCTGGTATTGAGCGACCTGTATGGCCAACAGACTCTACTCACACAGGGAATGCTGCCTGCCGAACTCGTCTTCTCTCACCCGGGCTTCCTGCGGGCCTACCATGGACAGGTCCCCCGCGATAACTGCTTCCTGCACTTTTACGCAGCCGATCTGGCCCGTTCGCCTAACGGGAAATGGTGGGTGCTGGCCGACCGCACCGAAGCAGCGTCAGGCATCGGCTTTGCCCTCGAAAATCGAATTCTGACTTCGCGGATGTTTCCGGAGCTGTACAGCCAGTGCCATGTCAAACGACTGGCCCCCTTCTTTATTGCCGTTCAGGATCGCCTGCGCAGCCTGGCGCCCCAGGGTTTGGAAAACCCACGCGTGGTTCTGCTCAGTCATGGTCCTCAGAGCCCGAACTATTTTGAAGACGCTTACCTGGCACGCTACCTCGGTTACACGCTGGTCGAAGGCGGTGACCTCGCGATTCGCCGTAATCAGGTGATGCTCAAAACACTGGGAGGACTGATTCCCGTTGACGTCATCTTCCGGCGACAAAACAGCGGCGACTGTGATTCCCTGGAACTGAGATCCACGTCCGGCCGCGGCATTTCGGGGCTGACTCAGGCTGCCCGCTCCGGACAGGTTGGCATCGCCAATTCACTGGGGAGCGGACTGATCGAATCTGCGGCGTTCATGTCCTACATGCCCCGTCTCTGTAAAGCGCTGCTCGGGGAGGAACTCAAACTGCCCGGCGTCGCCACCTGGTGGTGTGGAGACCCACAGGGACTGAATTACGTATTGAAGAACCTGGAGAAGCTGACCATCCAGTCTGCCTTCCGCATTCGGGGTCAGGATCACCCCGCAATGGAAAGCTGGAATCAGCTCCCCCTCAAGAAACGGGCCGAGCTGATTCAGGCCAACCCCAAACAGTTTGTCGCCCAGGAAAAAGTCATCCGCTCCAGCGTCCCGGTCTGGAAAGGGGAAACGACGCCCGCCCATCTCTCGCTCAGAGCCTATGCGGTCTCCGCCGGAGATTCTTACACCGTAATGCAGGGGGCTCTGGCCCGGACTGCAAAGTCACTCGATCCGCTGGAAGTCTCCATTCGCAAAGGGGAAGGCAGCAAGGATACCTGGATTCTCTCCGACCAGCCCGTCGAACACATTTCGCTCCTCAAAGAACAGGGCCGCACTATCTCCCTCCGCCGCAGCGGATCGGAATTACCCAGTCGCGCAGCAGACAACCTCTTCTGGCTGGGACGACAGCTGGAACGGGCCGAATCGCTGGCCCGGCTGTTGCGCAGCCTGGTCAATCGACTCGGCGGTGAAACACGTTCAAACAGCGATCTGGAAGTTCCCATCCTGCTCCGCTGCCTGGCCGACCAGGGACAGATTGAACCCGGCTACGCAATCGACAAAATGCGGAACCAGCTGCCTGCCATCGAACATGTTCTGCCTACCGCGGTCTTCGATGAAACTCAGTCGGCTTCGCTCCGCTCGATCATCAATGAACTGTTCCGTCTGGGCTCGATTGTCCGCGACCGGGTCTCGCTCGACACCTGGCGGATTATCCGTCGCATCGACAAAGGCTTCCAGCCGGCCCGCTTTGGCGTCACCAACCTGTCCGACGTACTGACGATGATGAACGACCTGATTACAGAACTCTCTGCATTCAGCGGGATCATCATGGAAAGCATGACGCGAACCCAGGCCTTCCGCTTCCTCGAACTGGGACGCCGGCTCGAACGTTCGCTGCAGATTATCAGCCTCGTCAAAAACAGCTTTATCCCGATGCCTGAAATCCAGGCACCGGTTCTGGAAACGGTACTCGAAGTCGCCGACAGCCTGATGACGTATCGCTCGCGATATCTCTCAAACCTGCAACTGGCGGCTGTTCTGGATCTGCTGTTGACCGATGAAAGTAATCCCCGGTCGCTTGTCTTCCAGTTCATGCAGCTCTCCAAGCAGGTGGAACGTCTGCCGCGTAACCGGGAACTGCCCGGTTACTCAGCCGAGCAGCGTCTGGCGATGACCCTCCTGCACTCGGTACGTATGCTGGATATCCAGGAAGTGTCGGACACGCACTGCCTGGGTGACTATGCCCCTTTGGAGCAATTGACCGAATCCTGGGACGCTCAGCTGCCCAAGCTCTCGGAAGCGATCTCACATCGTTATCTGGTTCACGCGGTTCCCTCTCACCAGCTGGCAGATATCATTCCGCAATGA